The Acomys russatus chromosome 27, mAcoRus1.1, whole genome shotgun sequence genome includes the window TACATACAGAATCTATATGTTGGTAGACACTCCACAAAGCAGACTGCTCTCTATATTATGTGCAGGAACCATCAGGTGAAAGAGTTGATAGAACAAAACCCAACTTCATTGAAGAGAATGGATTATGGAGATAGTTTGTTCCTTGGACTCAAAGTACAGTTTTCCTAAGTCTCCATCCAGTCAGACCCACTCCCAAGTCATTGCCACCCCCAATATTGTCCCATGTTGCTTTATAGAAAATCTGAATTGGGAATGACTCTATTTAATGCCCAAGCACCTTTCTTCTGGTCTGCGAAGGGTGAGTACACTGGCTCTTGTTTAGTTCCAAGACTCATATTCCAACCCCCACATTTATACTAACTTATTTCAAATAGGGACACGGGACTCACTTCGTTCTTGGGCGGGGGGAAGGCATTTTTCAAGGGAGTCTTGCTTTAATGAGATAATAGTAAAACGTTCTTCCTGTGGCTTCAGTGCTCTACATATTATCCATTCTCACAGGCACCGTGCAGCATCTGGATCTCTTATTATTACACAAGCCTTCCAAGTTGCCATAGAAATGACAGTTCTCACCGAAAACGATTCCTAATTTCGGTATACATTTGAACCTGACATGGGTTGTACCAGGATGGCTGCCGGCACCTGAAAGGAGAGAGCACATGTATTAATACATGATCTCTGTAGCGGCAGAGGATTTAGTGCTTTTGTTGAAGGTGAGAGGTACTGATCAGCCAAGAGCATGGAAGAATTTCCCTTTCCAAGATCATCAATCTAGGAGGCAATTAAGAAAAGACCGGTGAGTAGCTCACTGGTCAGGCACTGGTCAGCAGAGCTCTGAACACGGTTTTCTTTTACTGAGAGTCCTTGAGTTGGTACAGGGAGTCAAGTGATGCCACCCTGATCACATTTAAACTCacctttttccttcagtttgaaAATGCTGCAGTAGAAGCTGTGGCTATGAGAACTGCTTGACCAATCTCTTGACTGTTTGGTCCTTACCACTTGAGTACCAGCTCCCCAACACCTCTAATCCTATTTCTACTAGAACTTGCCATCCTTTGCTGTCAAGATGAAATGAAATTTACTCTACGATCATATCATAGTTGTAATTTATTCCATACAGTCAGAATTTATCGTGGCTTCTCCTCAGTGCCACGAAGTCTCACAATGCATAGGTACTCTAATAGTTTTCTATGTTCTTAGTGAGTGACCACCAAGACCATGTTTTGTGACTAATTTAAATGGGAGATGTCCCTCCATGGACTCCTGCATTTGAACAGTTGGTGTCTGTGGTTGCTCTGTTTGAGGAGTTTTACACctacttgctggaggaagtatgtcactggtgGCTGGATTTGAGATGTTAAGGTTTCACTATACTCCTAGTTTTTGATGATAATGGTGAGCAATATAACCTCTTAGCATCCTGCCGTATCCACCACATCTGTTGCTTACTGTGATGCCTCCCTGCCCGCACAGACTCTTATCCTTCCAGAACCATAagctcaaataaactcttctatagtTGTCTTCATCATTAGGAAAGTAAATTATATACCAGTCTTATAGCTTACGCGCCCAAAAAGTCTTGTGTTGAAACCCAGTGCCTCAGCATGTAGCAGTAACTGTCCTGGGGTTTTGAAACAGTTCATTGTAGTTAATAAGGCCATCCTGGGAAGAAGTATAGGATAGGCTGGTGCCCTTTATGAGAATATGGAGACacagctgcaaaggaaaaaagcTGAATGTGGATACAAGAAGAGGCGTCATCAACAAACCAAGGAGAGGGACTACATGAGGAGCTAACCTTGTAGTGCCAGTCCTCAAACTTTCAACTTTATAGCACTGTAGAAAATGAATACATACTGTTGAAGACCCTTAGTCTGTGACATTTTGTGATGGGAACATGAGTAGATGAAAACAACAGGCCATCTCCACCCTAGGAGACACTACATCATAACTTTGTGTGACTGTGTTTTGAAAGATGCTTTCATATGGATTGAAATTGCTCACCTAGTAACTTCTATACAGATTCTCATTTTTAAGCTTTTCCCAGTGAGTCTAGTCTAAGAAAGTaacatgattatttttaaaaataatttcactctaaaatatttctttattttatgtcctTATTTCTAGGATCCTCTTTCCTATGTATAGTCAGTCGTGTTGTAAAATTCATAATTTGAGTTCTAGGAACAAATTAAGAGCACCTCAGTTGTGTCCCATCATCCAAGAGTAAAACATGTTTCTCACTGACCTTCTCATCACTCTTGTTATATTCTTCCCAGTATTGGAGCCATTAGCTGAGTATAGCTATTTGGGTTTAGACTGATTGAAATTTCACCAGCAGTGTATTCAAAGTCCTAAAGACTGTGATGGCCAGTCTGGACTAATATGCCCACAGAACTATCTGCCATaattgaaggaaaaagaaaaaattcccaTATAACCAGcctaaaaattttatatacagcaaaccaaacCTAAGGAAAATACAGAAAGCAGTATTTTAGGCTGAAGAGGGGAGTGGACATAACAGAAAGACTGGAGAAATATGAAGCCATAATGATTAAAGCACAAAGTATCATGGAGAATACAAATATTACCATACAAATCAACAACATAATAATcacacatttaaataataattttaagtatcaatggcctcaattctccaatcaaaagacacagattGACTGTCTATTAATGAACAAAACCCATCTACTTATTGtctataagaaacacaccttagcttTAAAGATAGTCACTATTTCAGAGCAAAAAGATGAACAGAAGTTCTACCATCATATGAAACTAAGAAACAAGCAAGGACTACTATCCTATCATCTAATGAAACAGACTTCAAAGTAAAACTACTTAGAAGAGATAAGGAGGGACCCTTCATTCTAGTTAAGGGAACAGTTAACCAGGAAGGCAATACTATTCTGAACATATTTGCACTAAACTCTGGGGTgtccaatttctttaaaaatgtacctctgtttgtggacaaatggattgaactagaactgatcataatgagtgagttaacccagaagcagaaagagtcaaatggtatatactcacttatatctggacactagcccaaggggcatgtcccatgaaagtattcactcaccaggaaagtgggacagatgggaagacttcctattgggactctaggtgagaaaagcatgagagaatgggtacatagaaggatccagagggtcctagaaacctacaagaagaacattatgacgggtagatctgggcccaggggtcctgctcaaactatggcaccagccaaggacaatatgtgcagtaaacttcaaacccctatgcAGATccactcaatggacaggacattctccacagttgagtggagagagacacaaactctggtgccccatatttgaccacgtcccctggatggggaggcctggtggcactcagaggaaggatagcaggctaccaagaaaaaacttgataccctatgagcatatacagggggaggaagtccccctcagtcacagtcatagaggaggggagtaaggggaaaatgggagggagggaggaatgggaggatacaagggatgggataacaatgtaaatgtaatatgaataaattaataaaatatattttaaaatattccaccTAAATGACAAAGAATGCATATTCTATTCAATGTACATGGAAGTGTTTCTAAAATAGTACATATCCTGTGGCACAAAAGAAATTTTTACAAATTGAAATAGCTCCTTGTGTGTTTTCTGATTACAGTGCTATAAAATTTAAACTGACCACATAAAAACCTCTAGTAAatacacaaactcacagagattaaacaACTCATTTACTGAAGAAAGTGTCAAAAGAAGCAATCAGGGAAGAATTAAGAAAATTTTTAGAActaactgaaaatgaaaatgaaaatacaacacaACAAAATCTCTAGAGCACATTGAAAGAAGTcataagaggaaaatttatagacCTAACTGCCtacattaaaaagaaggaagagcacAAATAAATAACTGCCTGATGtaactcaaaaaaaatttaaaaacaagaacaaactaaATCCAAGCTCAGTcaatggcaagaaataataaatatcagaGCAGAAACcagtgaaatagaaacaaaattatataaagaatCAAGTAATCTAAGAACTAGTCTTTGAAAAGATGAACAAGATTGGCAGACCCTTGGCCcaactaaacaaaagaaagaaagagaggaccaAATTAATGGAATCAGAAATAAACAGGGAAGCAGTACAACAGACCCCAACGAAGGTGAGACTCTTACaagggaatattttaaaatactgtactCCCTGAAGCTGAAAACCCTAAAGGAAATGGGTGAATTTCTAGACTCAGGCAAAGTACCAAAAGCTAAACTAAGAAGATGTCAGTAACATAAACAGACCCATAACAGATGAGGATCTTAAAATAGTAATATATCCAGATATCCAGATAAAAAAGATATccagatttaaaacaaacaaacaaaacttcagaTCCAGATGGATTCACAGCAGagttctaccagacttttaaagatgTACGGCTAATCcttcttaaacttttaaaataaaacagaaggaacTCTCCTTAACCTTCTTAGAAGCCAATATCACTGTAATACTCAAACCAGGtaaagacacaacaacaaaataaaactaccagACAGCATCCCTAATAAACACAGAATAAAAACTTTCAATGGACTACTCacaaatagaatatataaaaaagattaaCCACTATGGCCAAGTCAGCTCTATTCCTGAGATGCAGGCATGATTCAATAAGTACAAGCCAACAAACCTAAATAAACCACATAAGTggacaaaagttttaaaaaaaatcctacaatCATCTCACTAGAAGCAGAAAagtcttttcaaaaaaaaaaaaatccaacatgccttcatgataaaaagtccCAGAGAACATAGGACTAGAGAAAACATGCTTCAACATCATAAAAGTTATATATAATAAGtccacacaaaaaataaaattaagattaaaaacacaGACAACATCATCCTAAATGAAGAAAGGGTAGAAGAAATTCAACTGAAGTCAAGAATGAAACAAGGATTCTTCCTTTCACTGTTCCCCACTCCTTTTCGATtttgttcttgaagttctagctagagcaacaagGCAGGAGAATAATACGAAAGGGATGCAGATAAGGAAAGGAGAAGCCAAACtatttctatttgcagatgacatgatattGTACATAGGAGATGCCAACAATTCTACTACAAAGAGTCTAGAAATGATAAACAGTTCAGCCATGTGTCAGGACACACAATCAGCTCTCACAAATCAATAGCTTTTCTACACACCACCAGCAAACATACAGAACAAGATCATGGACACACTACTGCTCTCAATAGTCCCAACGAGAATAAAATACCCACAATAAactaaaaatcaatgaaaagatgaattggttcttttaaaaaatgagcagtaTTGacaagcaccagatttatttatttatttatttaatgtgtagaCAAGTTGGTTGAATCTATGGATTGCAAATCTGTGGGTGTGCAAACCCATAACAAGGAGACCTGCCTTACTCTATTCCAGAAGTCTAATATCTTGTTTCACtttcttctgttggttttctctttctggaaTTAATACCAGGGTAATTCAATGtccattggtttcttttttttttttttttttttttttaatggtgactCTTACTATGTTTAATTCCAGACAGTAATGTTGTACAGCATTACAGAGACACCCAGGTATTCTAAAACCAGACAGAGAGGTTCTTCCATCTGAACACTTGAGACAATATGCTCGAGTGTGGAATAGCTTGTTAGGACACATATACTGTGTTTCTTATGATTGCTCTGAATCTCGTATTTCTGATTTAATGCTCATTAAAATTTTTAGCCATATGTTAGTTCTTAAGatctaaatttttgttttcctcttgtaTGGATTTTAAGTccattggtttcttttcttttaagatttatgtattaattgttatatatacagggctctacctgcatgtacacctgcaggccagaagagggcatccgatcattttatagatggttgtgagccaccatgtggttgctgggaatagaactcatggcctctggaagaagagtcagtgtttttactctctgagccatctctccagccccttaaatgtgtagcccaggatggcctcagactcgtgatcctcctgcctttgcctcctttaGCAAATCCTACCGTTATGTGCCACCACAGACAGCTAATGTCCATTGTCTCAGAGTTAGAGATAGTAGGCCAGAGAAATTCTAGGCAGGAGATGTTATAAACCCTGACTGTGGCATGACTCATGCTGGAGGCTTGGTGCTTGTTCATATCATAGCACATTAAAGAGATCTAATCAGTAAGAGAGATTTTGGTGATAGAACCATTTAGCCTTCAGGCTTTGCCTATCCCATGGTTCCATAAGCTATAATGGCATACTCCATCTGGCTGCAGGCTAAAAGATGAGAGTTGAAATGTGTATTTTCTTGTCTGAGGGGAACGTATTTCACTTCTGCTCTTTTTGCACTGGCAGAAAAGAAAGAGTTGGATTCCAGGGCTCATAGACTCAATTGAGGTCACCTGGAGAAAATGCTTTATGATGTGAAATTTCAATTTGTTGCTGATGTGACACGATCTTGTTCTTGTTTATATGTCTTTCTAATTTGACAAAAAGGCACCATGTAAATACTTCCTTAGTGAAGATTTACCATAGTAATCACTTCTAGTCCATCTGTACTGAAAATATCCATATTTTTGACCTTTTATAAGTGTGGTTCCATGCCACGTATAACACAAATGTTCAACTTTGGGGAGTTTTGTATGTAATGTGCACAGTCAGTATATAGAAGTGAATCTACATCTTACAGTGCTTTGGGCTATTTATCCTTGGTTACAGAACCTTAAAAATTGGTTCTTCCCTTTCCATATTATTAGTATTACAGGTTTTGGAtactaaatattttcttcttggtCAGACTTGTATTAAAATCACATTGTATCCCCTCCATGCTCAAATGTATATGCTGAAGCCTTGACTCTGCCCAGTGGGACTACATAGAGATATGGGGTCCTTGAAGAGGTAATTAAGCTTAAATAAAGTCATGGATggcctgctgtggtttgaatattcATTTATTCCCCCCACATTTCAGATTCATACTTTccaaaaatatgagaaataaatttatggtttttttttaaagaaaatatcaatttCGTGCAATTTTGGGTTCAATTTGCCTCCATGGATTCTGGTTTCAGCAACTGTTTTATTcagtaatttaaatttatttcttcagaaacttCTGAAAGTCTTTCCTAAAGGAAAGTTTAGCTCTAGTACTTTCACAGAAGGACTCATTTCATTTAACATCTTTCTGATTTAGTCCATGTACTGGAATTTTGTGATATGTCTATATAAATAGGCCTTTTCCTTCAAACACTTATTGAGCATTAGTTGGGCATATAGCATATAGAAATCATATGTTTATTTTgatgaaaatctttatttttgaTGATTTATTCCATATTTTCTAATCTTTTTCTATAAGTTCTTCAAGGAGATGGTTTCTTGAATATACCTTGAATgtattttatctttctgttctcaTGGTGTCTACAGGTTGGCCTTCAGATGCTCAAATTCATCTTTCAGGTTTtagtataaaatgtttattttttttcagggctggagagatggctcaggggccaAGATTgcttgttgctcttctagaggacctgggttcaactcgcAGCACCCATTGAGGTGTTCACAAtcctctgtaaccccagtttgATGGGATCCAATAACATCTtatggcctttgtgggcactgcacatgcaTGGTGAACTGACATATGTCtagacaaaatacccatgcatgtgttttagaataaaaaatttaaaactagatAACCTCGAGAATACCTTAACTCcagtctcttctcttttctgGAACATTATGGATGAAACATCACAAGGCCAGTTTGTCCTTTGATGTCCCTTTGCCACCCCCTTGATTGTCTTCCATTTTCTTGTTATTCTTGGTGATGTCTTAGCATTTAAAGGGGAAGATCAGCCTTTGATCCAGAGGGTCAGCATGTCCTTCTTAACGTATTCTACCAGAACATCTCTCTCCCTGCTGAACTTTTTATTGACAGAGAAAGTCATTTGGAAAATCTTCATAGGGAGAGCATGCTCATAAGATCTTGTCATTTAAAAGCAGGGCATTGGAGCTTAGCACTAGGTGAGAGTGAGAAGACAGCACGTTCCCTGACACTTACAGTATTTGTAGCCTTTCCTGGGCCACATGTCCGTCTATTTACTTACAAATTGTTCTAGATGTTCCTTGGAAAGTGTTTTTAAGACGAGGTGAATACCTGCTTCAGTAGTTTCTATGCTTTGATGACTCAGGCTTGAGAAGAACAAGGAACAGAAAAGGCCTCTGAaaggcagtttaaaaaaaaaaagaaaagaaaacttgatgCTCCTCCACATTATCTCATCTTCTCAGGccccagagacaggaagaatggCACAATGGTGGGCCACACAGGACTAGATATGTGTATCCAGGAGCCAGCATCTTTGCTTTGCATTTGCAGAGCCCAGTGCCTTCTGTGACAATTAAACCAGAGAAAGGACCGTGGTCTTGGACTTTATGTCCTAGGGATGAAAGACTTTCAGTGTCTCCAAGAACTGGTTAATTTCCCATCTAACCCTTTCTTTGTTTGACTTTTACAATGTCAAAACACTATACTATTAATATAGTCACTAAATAAATTTAACATGGTGTTTAAATGGGTAGattttctttgctatttctttCCGTATGTGCTTGGGAAGCGCTAGATCTGTAGGAAAACGTAGTAGAAGAAAAACTTACCCGTTGGCCCAGAACAGGAATCATGCCAGGAGTGTGCTCCTGCTCTGAAAATGACATTCTGCCCTCAGTCTCTTACCTGTCAGGCCTTCCACTAGTGCTCTGGCTCACCAAGACTCTAAAGCACTGTGGGACAAATCCTTGACAAAAAAAGAGTCTTTATGGGAAAACACTGTTGCACCTGAGGGTGTATCTTCCCAGGCCAGACCTTACTGTGAACCCCAGGGTGCACAGCTTGGTAAACACTGTTGCTGACTTTTCTTCTCTGGTGT containing:
- the LOC127209810 gene encoding beta-defensin 50-like; protein product: MWPRKGYKYCAGSHPGTTHVRFKCIPKLGIVFGENCHFYGNLEGLCNNKRSRCCTVPVRMDNM